The DNA sequence atttttgttgttcaacAGTTCCACCAGAGGTGGAATAGCCCAACACCCAATCAAAAAACCAGTATGGCACCTTGTCAATTCACTCCAACCTAGGAACTtacctggcacccagcccaagttGGTCTCTGGGCCAGCCCAAAATTGACTGACCAAGGAGCCGGGCTATTTGCTTGGTGTGTGCAGCTCATTCGCGAGTGGGTGCGAGTAAAGGACAAGGGTGCAGGCAGCGAGGCCCGCTGTCAGCCCACTTGTGCTTCACCCGAAAGGAGGCGACGTGGCCCTCTCAatgccgttggatttccaacggctagtttttgtagaccgttggatttccaacggtaaaataaatttaaatttaacttttaaaatggaccGTCCAATCATAGATCAACGGTCcatatttcttttcaacaaaactaaaaataaaataaataaaaaaaggcccaacggtcagaattatgatcgttggccacgtggcagcgcCTTGGCTcttggatttgaatatttttcaaatccaacggtccagattaattaactatattaaattttattaaaaattatgaaaaaatacagaaaaattatgaaaaaatacagaaaaagttttaaaaagtttttttttttctataaatacctaaccatcatcttccaccttacaccacatttcaatattttctacactttctaccaaagctttcatatactttttgtgtgaaaaaaaaaataccaaaaagctcattctttattttttttgtccatataaaccatacatccctacatccatctttatcgttttcaaatcttgagttttttttacaatgtcttcttcaaggagagtgcATAAACAATTTGTGGAGCAACAGAAAAGATTGTTGGCACAACAAAAAGAATTGATCAATCTCgaggaaggtggaggtggagatgaggctttCGCAATGGAGAAGGACTCGGATGATGACCATAGAAGGCAAATGGCCTCACATTCCCACCGTGTCATGGAAGCTGTGGGTTagatagccaaacccagacATGCCGCAAATTTCgatagaaaaagggaaagacaaggtaaagatctcttggaagattattttattcccaataGCGTattccctgatcatgtttttagacgtaaTGTAACGaagtttgttcaacaaaatcatgagtgttatttgcaaccatgatccatattttgtgcaaaaagaggatgctttttgtgttctaggtcttcttccaGAGCAAAAAACTACAGTTACattgcgaatgcttgcatatggagcatttgcagatcaagtggatgagatcgcgaggatgggaaaaacaactgttctggagtccctgatgcaGTTTTGCTCTGTAATTGAAGCCCtgtacaccaatgagtacctccGGACacccacgccaagggacatgcgaaggcttctgaggaagggtgagtgcgaggcttccctggcatgattggaagcatcgattgcatgcactggacttgaaaaaattgtccaagtgtgtggcaaggagcttatggcgacagaaaaagagtatcattttggaagcgatggcttcatttgatacatggatttggcatgcttttttggGTGTTCCAGGAGCTTAGAATGACTTAAATGTCCTTGCTCAATCTCAAGTGTTTGACGATCTGCTGCAAGGAAAATCGTCaagatgcacatattgggttaatggcACTAAATATGACGGAGAATACTACCTTGCATACGGCATTTACCCAAGATGGTCTatgtttgtcaaaacagtgccacatccacagactgaaaaagaaaaatacttcgcaaaatgtcaagaggggtgtaggaaggatgtggagcgttgttttggtatcctgcaagctcgttgggcgattGTTAGGTCTGctgctagaatgtttgatgtcgaggctcttcgatccatcatgatgacgtgtattatttTCCACAACATGATTATGGAAGATGAGTCTGATTATGATGTCGTCGATGAATATGAGCTGGAtctgatgaacaactcaagaacatgTATCTACTGTGCTCATGATCGGaccgaagatcccgtgcaacacgagccgttggaaCAGGATGGACGTTAGAATGAATTGATCGTTTAGCGGTACACTGATgtgcaagagccatactggcacgtaacccgccagaatgacttgattgagcaccagtggggattgcaagaaggtgaagataattaaaataagcttgtggttgaagaataaagtgtatttgATGAGttcatgtaattttattttagtgtgtttgtttttttttttagtttatttgatgagtttatgtaattttatttaagtgtgttttttttttaagtttatttgatgagtatgtaattttattttagtgtgttttttttttaagtttatttgaaattttatccgaaattagttaaaaatcttattaaaaaataaaactatttttttaatttattcttttaaaaaaaatataaaatactttaaatgggctgggtgccagcacactttgtaggggtggagatcgtttgtgccagcgcatttttagactaggtgccagcgcatttttttaggggtgtaGATGCTTtagcctattactgttcactgggtCTATTATTGTTCACTTGAGTGGATAAATGCGCTGGatgctggcgcaaagtctttaggggtggaactgctctaaagaTAGGACTTTTTAACGATGAAAACATTCAGAGTATCAAATTCTTCAGAGCACACAAAAAAGAGTGGCTGGTGGGATCGCCATGTGGTTGTACCAAAATCACGTGCTTTAATCGAGTAGCCAATTTGTTATCTTTTTTATCTTGGatttttttatatctttttaATCTCGTTCATCAACCAAATATCCTATCTGTCAATTGTATTCCGTGCGACTAACCTTCGTTatgtactgtttatatttaattttaaataaaaaaattcaaaatgatttttgaccgcatgatatacgatgaacaaataTGATGTGacgatccggatgggatccaaatccatgtTCTTTTATTTCCTTCCAAACTTCCAGTAGTCAAAATTGCTCTCTTTGTTCTCATTGTGCGGGGGAATACCCTGGATTCATCCAAAAAATTGCTCTCATTGTTGAAGAGGTTGAAAGCTTTCATGGTGCATCCCATTCTAGATTAAGGATTTGGTCactgaaataaaaaatgtacTCAGTTTGCCACTCTTTTTGTAATCGTGTTGCGATCATTTTTCTTATCAGTCAGTTATCACTACTCGCATcggttaaaaaaaattcttaaaaaagaaataaaatgtgtCGAGTTTTATTGCTATGATAAGTTAAGTTATTCTTTTTCATAAATCCTTGAATAAGGATTGCTTCTTTCCTCAATACTCTGATGAATCTTTATTGTTAATAATCCTCAACTTCTGGCGAGTGATTGACtgacaattaaaattttgattacactaacaccccatcaatttttaaattgatttcaCATCACCCTTTTCTCAATTTCACACCAATTGAAGTCACACCGGTTTAGATGGGATTTTCACAACTGTTAGATATCTTATTTTTACAATCTTAGGTATTCATTTTCCACAACACTCAGTGCTACAATGATTTAAAggaagggaactttaacgaaaaactttcagtgctgttcactttaatgaaaaaccacaattttatactaaaaaatcaatcttggtactattcactttaccttttattttgtctttattattaaaactcaaagttttcaagttcttttcattaatttttctttaaagaagGGTACTACTTTTATGTATGATTACTTTCCATCAATCATTAGTTGATGGATTCAATTGATGCACTTCGAGGAACTAGCACTGGCCATATGCAAAATTATAGTAAAGGGCTTCACAGACAATTTCAAACAATTTTAATTTCTCGTACAACCAAGGGTTTTGAATACAAAAGAACGTGTTTATCAAgtttccctttctctctaacAGCAGTTGCATACAATCGATATCGAGATCGATGATAACTACTAAGATAAGTGTatacaattattttttgtttttttttagaagtTTTAGTAAGAATTTTGATTTAGGATTTTTCTGGACTCTCAACTCCAACGGTGAAACAGAGTCGCATgcccaagtttttttttagggattgaaaataaaataggtATATAATGGTAAAAGTAGAACCACAATTGGAAATTATATCGCTTAATAAATTTATAAGTTTAAGACTTCAAGACATGAAATACATAGATGGTGAAGATGGGTTTACACTACTGCTCAAGGACAAATGAGGATATAAATTGGCAAGCAAACATTACAAAACCAGAAATGGCCCtgtcaaaaattcaaatatttcaacatCACCGAATCTAACTTTACCTGGACTTCAATTACAAGTAATCCCAAAAGAGTAATGGGTGGGTTCTCCAAATATTGTTGCTTACGAAATGAACCTCTAGAGTTTCAAGCAAAGTTTCGATTAAAATGAGGGCATTTGTTGTGTCTTTTTACATAGCAAACTCATAATacgtaaaaaaataaatggttcCACGAGTGATGAAACAAACTTATAAGGAAAATTGTAACATGAATAATTTCAATATCTCTAATCTCTAATATTAGAAAGCCAACAATCAACTTTGGTGTCCAAGGCTTCACCACAAATATTTAGACAAAAAAACtcctaaaacataaaaaaaaaaaaaaaaaatatttacaagtgACAAAAAATAATGCAACCAAAATAGCAAGGATACTTTTGTCATCTTGAATTTATAATATTAGAAAACTAGTTATCAACTTTAGTGTCCCAAGACTTCACCAATACaatttagacaaaaaaaaaaaaacccctaaaacaaaaaaatgtacaaCTGACTAAAAATAATGCAACCAAAATCGCAAGGACAGTTCaaccacccaaaaaaaaaaaatccagggATACTTTTGTCATCCAAATtattgaaaaagccaaaaaacacCACGCTAAcagtaaaaatgaaaaaaataataataacgtGGGAGAAGAAAAAGTTACCACGGTCAACACGTTCAGTTTTCAAACTGCATATAAGTTCCTTCAATTTTTAGACTCCCACCTTCGGTTACTGAAAAGAACACTACTTCTCCTCTCTTGCTCTGAGTCAGCCATCGCTGCTAGTTCCAAACCGCCGCCACCACGTACCGAAAGGAAGGAGACGATACGCCTTCCAACACAAAAAGAGTTACGTCGACGTCCATCAGCAATCTAACTTGGAGCGTACTCAATCGCCAACCTACATAATCAGTCTTAATTGAATGCaaacttttcttatttttcatggGTATTCAATGAAACATAATCTGTTGTTTTCGTAACTTTTTTTGATTTCGAAGTTTACTGCTTGATTAAATATTTGTACTAAATTCTTTGTAATGTTGCTGTGATTGGGTAAATTTGGGGTTCATGACTGGGTCTGTGGTTGAAGCTCCGAGAAATTAGCTCAATCAGATGTGCAAATGGTTGCGCCTCTGATTGTTTGCTTTCTTTTGGGTGCATGCGATTCACATAGGGTAAGAAAGTAAGGTAATTTAGGCTATGAGATTTTCTCTCTAAGAGGGAGAGACTTTCTCTCTGAGAGTGATAGTCTTTTCTCTTTGTGTCTGAGAGTAGCAATAAAACTAAAGATTTCCCTTTAGCCGCCAACCCTAATTCCGTTTAGGGTCAGTGGCAACCCTTcgtttttcttctttgcttcctctttcttctatTTTTGGTGTTTTTCCCTGCTCTCCTTCCTATTTTGCCTTGCCTTTCCACCCCGATTATCACAGATCTTTCCTACTGCCGaatcatccatccatccataTACATGTCCTTAATTTGGCTTCCGCCGATTCCATCTCTGTTTTAATCTGCAATCAATTTTAACTGCGAACTGATACGGTTTTCAACTGAAAGTGCGTAGAGTTTCAGTGTTCACACCGGCTCGGGTGGCAACACCACCTCATTCTCTCTGTCTGCCTTTTCTGATAGTGTTGCTTGTGGTAATCCCACGGGCTTCTTTGATTTCCCTTAATCAGTGGCTGCGATCAGTGAGATGTTATCTGTTGGAAGATGAAATTCATCTTGTGAGTTCCTAGTGATAGTTGGTGGTAGAGGTTGAGATCGTCGTGGAGTGTTGTTCTGGTGCTTTCGGCGGTGTCGTTGGAAGGAAGCAGTTAGGGTTagcttttgtgtttttttgttttgggttacTATTAAGGTCCTTTCTTTTGCTTGTGTGGTTAATGTTTGTGGGCCTCTAATTGTGTATTTTGTTGTGTTGCCTAAAGTAACCTTAGGTCACTCGATATTACGGTttggtgatattcctcttcatttggaagtgagaggtattaggtttgaatcttgtggatgacaaatttgatacgaaattaggctgcccattgtgtggcttagccgatctccccctccccttagtataaaaatatagatgtactaaaaaaataaaataatctttgacaaaaaaaaaaaaaaaaaaaaaaaagagtagggtattttaatattttaaacattttcctttttttttttggtaatcaatatttttttttttgaatttcaacTGTTTTGGTGTATACCGAGTCGATTCGCAGGCATTTGATTGCTTCGGAACGGAAGAAAGTAAAGGTGTGAGTAACCCTTTTCAGATCAAGTTCTAAATTTTACTTTAGAAATCCTAATTGTCTATAGAAATTTCGCTTTGTTGAAACGAGTGTTTTGAGTAGATGTTTCCTAATTTTAATAGGGGAGTTAATCCTATTCTTTAAGGGACTAAATTGCCTGCACATTACTTCCCTCGATATAAACCCTAGAACCCTTCAATCTTATCCTACGTTTTCTCACCAAAAAAAGCAGATTCAAAAACCTTTTTTGAGAGTTATGGATTTAGGtatgtatgttttttttgtCTCTCTTCTTCAAATCAGTAGAAAATGTTAAAGTTAATCCTTTGCTTATGCTTTTTGCTGTCTAATTTTGATGTCCTTTTATGTAATTTGAAATGCTTTGGATTTGATCTATTGCCACATGTATGGCTTAGATCTTTTGTAAAGAGCTACCCAATTGCCTTAGCAGCTGTCCCATGTACTGGGACATTTAATCCAAATCAGAAAAATATCTCTTTGTGAAAAAATAGCTCTCTACTATCTGTTTTCATTTGCCCTGCTGCTGCCTCTTACTCAAATCTCCATCTTTCTCTCATTTTTATTCTAGTTTTATTAATGATGAAGATGGTCTGAATACcaacatggtattagagccaatctGATCAAAAAGTGGGGTGTTATTTTATTCTCAAAAGGGGGAAAATTCTAAGTGAAACCCaagaatcaaaattttcaaattcatgGCTGGTTTAAGTAGCTGTGGATAGATTCAAACTCCTATCTTTAGTGGAGTGAATTATGACTTCTGGAGGACAAAGTTGAGATAGATTCAAACTCCTATCTTCAGTGGAGTGAATTATGACTTCTGGAGGACAAAGTTGAGAACAATTTTTGTATCTCATGATTTGTGGAGCTTGATTGAAGATGGCTATGTGGTACCCTTAAGTACTGTGGCTTTGACAAAGGCTCAGACAAAGGAACTGAAGGAAAACATCAAGAGAGATACAAAAGCTTTTGGGGTCATCCAAAATGCTATCTcagatgaaatttttttgagaATCTTGAATGAGACAAGTGCCAAATCAGCTTGTGATGTGCTGGAGAAAGTCTACAGAGGCTCTATTAAGGTAAGGGCTGTCAAACTCCAATATTTGAGAAGACATTTTGAGTACATAGAAGAGATTTTATCTATATAAGAACGAAATATGATGAATAGTTAGATGATTACCTGAGTACATTGTTTgaaattattaatcaaatgaaaagcTATGGTGAAATCTTGTCCGATGGGAGAATAGTTCAGGAGTATCTAATCAGCTTGCCATGAAAGTATGACAACATAGTTTCAATCATAGAGGAGACTAAGGATTTGTCAACTTTGAGTGTTGAAGAATTGATTGGTTCAATCAAAGGTTTTGCTAAGAGACTATTCAGGCATGCCAAAAATGATGTAGAAAATGCTTTCCAAATGCTTACAGTGAATCCAAAAACTAAAGCTAGTTCAAGTCAAAGCAAAGCAAGTCCAACAAGAATTGGAAAggcaaaaacaaaaagtggGAAGGAAAGGGTAATtttgaagagaagaaaaaggttgAGAAGAGTTTGTATGATTCGAAGTGCAAAATTTGTGACAAAGCTCATTACGGTGAATGTTGGTTCAAGGGAAAAGTGAAATAACATAAGTGTAGCAGATTCGGGCATATGCAAAAGGATTGTACCTACAAGGATAATTAGCTAGCTCACTACATCGAAGCAGAAGGTGAAGAGACCAATATGTTTTATGTTGGTCATGATACAACTGTCTACGAAGAAGCTAAAGTTTGGTTTATGGACAGTGGCTGTAGTAATCATATGATGGTGAACAAGAACATTTTCCATAATATTGACACTACAGACCTAACCCGAGTGAATATGGGAAATGGGCAGCTAGTTGATACATTGGGAAGAGGTACTATTGCTGTGCACACGAAGAATGGAAAGATGTTCATCAAGGATGTCATGTTAGTTCCTGATTTGAAGCAAAATGTGCTAAGTCTTGGATAACTCATTGAGCATGGCTATTACTTGTATTTTAGAGACAATACTTGCAAGGTATATGATGGGAGGAATCGTGAACAACTCTTGGCTAAGATTAAGATGAGGAACAGTAGAAACTTTCCTCTCACAATTGAGTATGCAACTTAGTCTGCACTTAAGATAGAAGTACAAGAAGATTCAAAGCTTTGGCATAAAAGGCTTGGCCACTTGAATTTTCAAAGTCTCAAAAAGctacaagaaaaagaaattgacacgccccgaccccgatattccccgaatactaggataggcacgtgctggccgacacccgaaggtgacgaaagccaacacgtgcctatcctggtattcaagaaatatcggggtcggggcgtgtcagatttggtatcagagcctaaccctggccgcgtctgtgccgacgaggacgacgggcccctaaggggggtggattgtgacatcccacatcgcccaggggtgtgatccttaaatgtatattcccatccctacttagcatgaggcctttttggagctcactggcttcgggctccggaggaactccgaagttaagcgagaggggggctagagcaatcccatgatgggtgacccactaggaagttgctcgtgagttcccaaaaacaaaaccgtgagggaatggtaaacccaaagcgaataatatcgtgctacggtggtggagtgggcccgggaagtgatccgcctcgggccgggatgtgacagaaatGGTGCATGGGTTGTTGAGTAtctaagaaaatgaagaaatctGTGAAGGTTGTGCACTTGGGAAGCATCATAGAGATTCATTTCCACATGGTAAAGCTCGGAGAGCAAAAGCTCAATTGGAATTGATTCATACAGATGTTTGCGGACCCATGAAGACCTCTACACCAGTGGGAAACATGTATTTCCTAATCTTCATGGATGATTATTCCATAATGACTTGGGTGTACTTTCTAAGACAGAAATTAGAAGTGTTCTTAATCTTCAAGAAGTTTCAAGCTATGGTTGAGTAGCAATGGTTATCTAATCAAAGTTTTTAGAAGTAACAAATGAGGAAAGTACACATCCACAGAATTTGATAAGTTTTGTCAAGATATTGGCTTGGAAAGACAGCTCATTGTCAGCtacactccacaacaaaatggagtagcTGAAAGAAAATACACAACCATAGTTGAAATGACTAAGGTAATGTTGCATGAAAAGGGAATGCCTCAATATTTATGGGGTGAGGCAGTTAATACATCGGTCTACTTGATAAATAGGTATTCAACAGTGATGGTTAAAGGCAAGACACCATTTGAGGCATGGAGTGGAAAAAAACCTTCTGGGAATCACTTGAGAGTGTTTGGGTCAATCTGCAATGCTTATGTTCCGAAAGAACTAAGACAAAAACTTGATGAGTCAAGTGAATGATGCATTTTCGTAGGCTATGCTTCACACACAATAGGGTATAGACtttacaattttaaaaagaagaaagttgTGTTTTGTAGAGATGTTCTCTTTAGTGAGAAATCTTCTTGGGATAGGAATCAAGCAACCATCCGAGAGGAATTTGCGCTAatcaaaattgaagaagaaaatcaGCCAAATAAAGAGGAAATTGAGTCGGAAATTCCATAATTGTCACCTGAAAATAGTCCACAAGTTCACTCTCCCACACCCTCGAGTCCAAGTCAACGTTGATTCGGTTAAGGAGTTTAAATGAAGTCTATAAAAGCTGCAATTTGTGTTGTAGAACGGAAAAAACTTTGATGATGCAGTGAAAGAAGAGACATGGAAGGTTGCAATGTAAGAGGAGCTCAATGTTATTGTGAAAAACAAGACATGGGAACTAATGGACAGACCTTGTGACCACTCCTTCATTGGAGTGAAGTGGATTGATAAGACTAAACTCAATCAAGATGGTTCCGTTCAAAGGAACAAAGCTATATTGGTAGCAAAGGGTTATTATCATGAAACAATTGGAGGCCTTATTTCTATAGCTACTTAGAAGGGGTGGTTTCTACACCAACTTGACATCAAGTTTGCTTTCCTAAATGAAGTCATAAAAGAAGAGGTGTTCGTTGATCAACCTCAAGGATTTGTTCTTAAAGGACAAGAGCACAAGGTCTATAAGCTTAAGAAGGCACTTTATGGCCTGAAACAAGCTCCGAGAGCATGGTATGGAGAGATTGACTCATATTTCAATGAAAGGGGATTTCAaagaagtgagaatgaacttGCCCTCTATGTCAAAACTGAAGGTACTTCAGATATGCTTATTATTtctttatatgttgatgatttGGTTTATACTGGAAGTAGTGATAAAATGATCTTGAATTTCAAGAATGACATGATGAGGAAATATGAGATGAGTTATCTAGGTATGCTGCATTATTTTTTGGCAATTGGTATCATTCAATCAAATGATGGTATCTTTATTACTCAAcataaatatgcaaaaacaCTTCTAGAAAAATTCAAGATGGTTGGTTGCAAGCCTGTTTCAACACTGCTAGTTGTGAATGAAATGTTTCAAAGAGAAGATGGTAGTGGTGATGTTGATGAATCTGTGTATAGAAGCCTAGTTAGGAGTTTGTTGTATTTGACAGCGACTAGACCCGATATTATGTATGCTGCAAGCTTGTTGTCCAGATTTATTCATAAGCCTGCTCGACTTTGGTATT is a window from the Pyrus communis chromosome 16, drPyrComm1.1, whole genome shotgun sequence genome containing:
- the LOC137719847 gene encoding uncharacterized protein codes for the protein MSSSRRVHKQFVEQQKRLLAQQKELINLEEGGGGDEAFAMEKDSDDDHRRQMASHSHRVMEAVGLLPEQKTTVTLRMLAYGAFADQVDEIARMGKTTVLESLMQFCSVIEALYTNEYLRTPTPRDMRRLLRKVPHPQTEKEKYFAKCQEGCRKDVERCFGILQARWAIVRSAARMFDVEALRSIMMTCIIFHNMIMEDESDYDVVDEYELDLMNNSRTCIYCAHDRTEDPVQHEPLEQDGR